From the Spiroplasma alleghenense genome, one window contains:
- a CDS encoding HAD-IC family P-type ATPase has translation MKKNKMGAFPSLDKKSEFFNIYNLDNDAFKDKFGLKEWGLKEEEIISRKNDFGSNKIYNNSFNHWRKIFFSLFAPFNLLLWIIAIIQLVIYLTQGYEPIDMISFAIIIFMIFLSTSVDYFQDYKAYKMNKKLTQLIENHILVLRSKVDVFEDDSIKNLNSKLVLVEEGELTIGEVIYLSSGDKVPADARIVWSKNLTVDQSDFTGESEWIKKSISNKGNLNDNIFDLENIIYQNSKVTSGNCFAVVFGVGPKTYSNSMNENDEKNNVTEYELGLKKVTKVLLLTLVVIFPLVLLIMFLKNGLIVSSLVFAISLIVSITPESLPAIMTLNLYEGSKRLKNTKIVVKNNSTTQTLGAIDILCTDKTGTLTNSQIYLENYLNFDLQEDGDLLNLAFLNANFQSIISNEIDKTILRKNIYTPDDLKEMKLIDEIPFTHERRLVSTQIFQDKFYCQITKGGIEEILETISHVKTNGEIKKINIDDFESIKTKANFYSNQGYRLVGLGYKKSQSIFKIEEKNLIFLGFLIFTDTIKDGVGEVVELIYKNNVDLKILTGDSVSNSLRVAQTVGLRESKAISGKELEKLNNEELQAIASNYNVFCKLTPFQKAEIIKTLQDKNHCVGFLGDGVNDSIALKQSDVGISVNTASSIAKASADAIMLEKDLLVLEKAFLQGRHIFTNAIKYIKISVTNNFSFMLTLIIALLWFDFQPMLPLHLLMQNLLYDFTNLIFVWDNVDKQAIIKPKQWSTKSILPFAAFNAIAATIISVINFAIIGYGFGLVARIQGGDTNALQMFQAAFFLESFLTHMMISIIYRTDRISIFQSNVNWIILVIISSFAVIVFGMVFIPNLNNRLGFQSPPIIWISVLPALIITTWFLGEGNKLFYQKIFKSWI, from the coding sequence ATGAAGAAAAATAAGATGGGTGCTTTTCCAAGTTTAGATAAAAAAAGTGAGTTTTTTAATATTTACAATTTAGACAACGATGCTTTTAAAGATAAATTTGGCTTAAAAGAATGGGGCTTAAAAGAGGAAGAAATTATATCTAGAAAAAATGATTTTGGTTCAAATAAAATTTACAATAATAGTTTTAATCACTGAAGAAAAATATTTTTTTCATTGTTCGCACCATTCAACTTATTACTTTGAATTATCGCAATCATTCAATTAGTAATTTACTTAACACAAGGTTATGAACCAATTGATATGATTTCTTTTGCTATAATTATTTTTATGATTTTTTTATCAACATCAGTTGATTATTTCCAAGACTACAAAGCCTATAAGATGAATAAAAAGTTGACTCAATTAATTGAAAACCATATCTTAGTATTAAGAAGTAAGGTTGATGTTTTTGAAGACGATAGCATTAAAAATTTAAATAGTAAACTAGTTTTAGTTGAAGAAGGGGAGCTAACAATTGGTGAAGTTATTTATTTATCTTCAGGTGATAAAGTTCCAGCTGATGCTAGAATAGTTTGAAGTAAAAATTTGACAGTTGATCAATCAGATTTCACCGGAGAGAGTGAATGAATTAAAAAATCAATTTCTAATAAAGGCAATTTAAATGATAACATATTTGATTTGGAAAATATTATTTATCAAAATTCAAAAGTTACTTCAGGAAATTGTTTTGCAGTAGTTTTCGGTGTTGGTCCGAAAACTTATTCAAATTCTATGAATGAAAATGATGAAAAAAATAATGTAACAGAGTATGAATTAGGGTTGAAAAAGGTAACAAAAGTTCTTTTATTAACATTGGTGGTTATTTTTCCATTAGTTTTATTAATAATGTTTTTAAAAAATGGATTAATTGTCAGTTCTTTAGTTTTTGCCATTAGTTTAATTGTATCAATAACTCCTGAATCACTTCCAGCAATCATGACCTTGAATTTATATGAGGGATCAAAAAGATTAAAAAATACAAAAATTGTTGTTAAGAATAATTCTACAACCCAAACTCTAGGAGCCATTGACATTCTTTGTACTGATAAAACTGGTACATTAACAAATTCTCAAATTTATTTAGAAAATTATCTTAATTTTGATTTACAAGAGGATGGTGATTTACTAAATTTAGCATTTCTTAATGCAAATTTTCAATCGATTATTTCCAACGAAATAGATAAAACCATTTTACGAAAAAATATTTATACTCCTGATGATTTAAAAGAAATGAAACTTATTGATGAAATTCCCTTTACCCACGAAAGAAGATTGGTATCAACACAAATATTTCAAGATAAATTTTATTGTCAAATTACCAAAGGTGGAATTGAGGAAATATTAGAAACTATCAGTCACGTTAAAACTAACGGTGAAATTAAGAAAATAAATATTGATGATTTTGAATCAATTAAAACAAAAGCAAATTTTTATTCAAATCAAGGTTATCGCTTAGTAGGGCTGGGATATAAAAAATCTCAAAGCATTTTTAAGATAGAAGAAAAAAATTTAATTTTTTTGGGATTTTTAATATTTACTGATACTATCAAAGATGGCGTTGGAGAAGTGGTTGAACTGATTTACAAAAATAATGTTGACTTGAAAATTTTGACAGGTGATTCAGTTTCAAATTCGCTAAGGGTTGCTCAAACAGTTGGATTAAGGGAATCAAAAGCGATATCAGGTAAAGAACTTGAAAAACTAAATAATGAAGAACTTCAGGCTATAGCTTCAAATTACAATGTCTTTTGTAAATTAACTCCATTTCAAAAAGCAGAAATTATTAAAACTTTGCAAGACAAAAATCATTGTGTTGGTTTTTTAGGTGATGGGGTTAATGATTCAATTGCCTTAAAACAAAGTGATGTAGGAATTAGTGTTAATACAGCTTCTTCAATCGCTAAGGCGAGTGCTGATGCAATTATGTTAGAAAAAGATTTATTAGTTTTAGAAAAAGCTTTCTTACAAGGTCGCCACATTTTTACCAATGCAATTAAATACATCAAGATTTCCGTAACAAATAATTTTTCATTTATGCTAACTTTGATTATCGCGCTTTTGTGATTTGACTTCCAACCAATGTTGCCGCTACACTTATTGATGCAAAATCTTTTATACGATTTTACTAATTTAATTTTTGTCTGGGATAATGTTGATAAGCAAGCGATAATCAAACCTAAGCAATGATCAACTAAATCAATTTTGCCTTTTGCTGCTTTTAATGCGATTGCTGCTACAATAATTTCGGTAATTAATTTTGCAATTATCGGTTATGGTTTTGGCTTGGTTGCTAGAATTCAAGGCGGAGATACTAATGCTTTACAAATGTTTCAAGCAGCATTTTTTTTGGAAAGTTTTTTAACACATATGATGATATCGATAATTTATCGAACTGATAGAATTTCAATTTTCCAAAGTAATGTTAATTGAATAATATTAGTTATAATTTCAAGTTTTGCAGTAATTGTTTTTGGAATGGTCTTTATTCCTAATTTGAATAATAGATTAGGATTTCAATCGCCACCAATAATTTGAATTAGTGTATTACCCGCCTTAATAATAACAACATGATTTTTGGGTGAGGGAAATAAACTGTTTTATCAAAAAATATTTAAGAGTTGAATTTAA